A region of the Geminocystis sp. M7585_C2015_104 genome:
GGATGCCAGTTCACAGAACTATAGGAAGGCATTGTAAGATATCAGGCGAGCCAATGAGGATAAGAGGGCTATAGTGGTGAGAATTGCTAATTCCAGGCTTCAGGGGCGTCAAAAGGCTTAAACGAGGGCAGAGGAACTTGGTATAGGGCCTACCACCAAAAAGTACCAACCCCAATTTGTGAGTCAGTAATGTTTACAGTAGGTTTACAGGTAGTCTGAGTTTTTGTAGAATGGCCTAAGGGCTTCCGTCTGCCAACTTTCTGCATGGGGTGTTGTTTTACACCACAAGAAAAACCCCCCTTCCTGGGGGGGTGTTATAGGCCAATGATTGCGTCAGTCAATAGTAGTGGAAACCATTGCCATAACGACGTTGTCAACGGTGACGGGGAAGGGGAGACGATGGATGTCTGACTCGGGTTTACAGGCGATTTCCGCACACTGACGTAGTTGGCCAAGGGTAATATTATTTAGGCTCAATTCTTCTAGGGTGGAAGGCAAACCAATAACTTTGTAGAATTTAAGTAATTGTTTTCGGGCAGTGGCGGCTAGTTGACTGTGGCCTATTATTTCTTCCAGTCGCAATTGTACTAAAATACCATAGGCTACTTTTGCACCATGTAAGTGTCTACGGGTTTCGGGGAAATAGGTGAGGGCATTGTGAACTGCATGTGCTCCAACAGTACGACAACTGGCTCCCCCTAAACCACCACTAATTCCCGCCAGCAAGACTGTGGCATCCACTACCTCCTTCCAAGTGGGGGTAAGGGGATGGGCTAAAGCTTCTTCTGCCTTTTGGAATAGAATATCTCTTAAAACCCTAGCCTGTTGTACTGCGGCAATGGTGAGAGAGGCAGTAGAATTGCCACTGCTGACAGAAGATTCATACCACTTGGCCAAAGCATCTCCTATCCCCGCCGCCAGTGTAGCCCTTGGCGCAGTAGCAACAAGGTTGTAATCTAGAATGAGTACATTGGGGCATTGACTAAGGGGCACATCGTATTGAAAGGCACCCTTGTCCGAGTAGATGTTACTTAGGGCTGTCCAAGCTGCACAAGTGGCCGCCGAGGTGGGAATGGTAACCACTGGCAGTTGACACTTTTGGGCTACTAATTTAGCGGCATCTAGGGCCTTTCCCCCCCCTGCCCCAATTACTGCATCCGCCTGGTGGGATTTTACCTCTTGACAAAGACGTTCAATGGTGTGCTCACAACAGTCAGGATAGTAGCTTTGATAGTGGCAATGGCAGTCATACTCGGTTTCTAAGAATTGCAGACGGGGCTTAACTACAGATAGGCTATTTTCCCCCCCCACCACCAGAAAACGTTTTCCCAGGGTGGTAATGACATCCCCACTGACTGCTAAACAGTTTTCCCCTTTTACTATCCTTCCTGGGGCTACCTGTAAATGGAGAATTTGATTCAGTTGACTAGCTTGAGTGGTTTGTTGGCTTTGTTGACTAAAAGCAGACTTGGATTCGGTCATTCTTCTGGGCGAAAAGTGGATTCTGAATTTTTTGAATTACAATAGATGAGGCGCTATTGAATATATTAGCAACTATTACTAATTATCCGTTCAAACTACTCCCCCCGCATTTAGCTTATCATGGAATAAGGGGAAGTGCTCCAGGGGGGAACGCCTGCATACCATTATTGCGCCATTACATTATTGCGCCATTACTGCGCTTTTCCAAATGGGCTAGGTGGTCAATTCCTAGTATATTACAGGAAAAACCCCCGGGAAAACTCCCCTCACTGTCCAGTATTTTCCAGCATTTAAGAAAAAAAGGCCATGACTCAAACACCCACCAGCAGAGAAAAACTGAAAACCGCACTGGTAAGCCCTGACTACTTTAACCCCTTCGGCAACAAGTTGATTCAATCGGGTTACATCGACAAGGAAAGTCTGAAAAGGGCTCTGGCAGAAGTAAGAAAAACTAAACAACCCCTGCTCAAGGTTTTAGAACAAATCACCCATAAGGCTTTATCCCCGGAATTAGTAAGACAATACAAACAACACCAACTGTTCGAGTTGAAAATCCTCTACGGAGTCGACTGTGTCGATCCGGATGCAGAGGATATACCCTGTGAGCAAATGTGTGAGCTTATCGACTCGCTCATTGGGATCAATATATGTCGTAACCGTAAGGTGTTACCAATGCGACGCATAGAAGGGGAACCACCCACCATTGTAGTGGCCATGGTCAACCCCGATGACCTACACGCCCTAGACGACCTAAATAAAATCCTCCGCAGCAGGGGCCTCAACCTACAAAGAATTGTTATTACCGAAGAGGATTACGACCGTCTCCTGCAAGAGTACTACAAGATAGAACAGGCCAAAAAACAAAAAGAAGAAGAGCTGAAAAAACAACAAGAAATGCAAAAAATGGCCGATGTTAGTGAAATCATGGAAGACTTAGACCAGGGTCTGGAGGAGACGGAAGAGGAAACCAGTGATGCTGATTTAAGTGCCGACGATGCTAACCAGGCTCCCATCATCAAACTGGTCAATAAAATTCTCATAAAGGCCCTACAAGAAAAGGCCTCTGATATTCACGTCGAGCCCCAAGAAACCTACCTCCGGGTTCGCCTCCGTAAAGACGGTGTCCTGAGAGAATACTTCAGATTACCCAAGCATATTACAACAGCAGTGGTAGCGCGTTTCAAGATCATGGCGGACCTGGACATCGCCGAAAGACGTTTGCCCCAAGACGGCAGAATACGTCGCGTATTCCAGGGGAGAAATGTAGACTTTCGGGTCAATACTCTTCCCAGCCGTTATGGGGAAAAGGTCTGTCTCCGGATTTTGGACAACTCGGCAACCCAACTGGGGTTAGACTTTTTAATTACCGACAAGGAAATCCTGGCCAAGGTAAGGGAAATCTCCCGTCGCCCCTTCGGTTTGATTCTGGTAACAGGGCCCACCGGAAGTGGTAAGTCTACCACCCTATATTCCATCCTAGCAGAAAGAAACGAGCCGGGGGTAAATATCAGCACGGCAGAAGATCCCATCGAGTATGCCCTGGAGGGGATAACCCAAGTCCAGGTAATCAGGGAAAAAGGTATGGACTTCGCCTCCATACTCCGTGCTTTCCTCCGTCAAGATCCTGATATTATCCTGGTGGGTGAGACGCGAGACAAAGAAACGGCTAAAACCGCTATCGAAGCCGCCTTGACGGGACACCTGGTTTTGACTACCCTCCACACCAACGACGCGGCAGGTGCCATCGCCCGTCTGGACGAAATGGGCATTGAGCCTTTTATGATTTCTGGAGCTTTGCTGGGGGTACTGGCTCAAAGACTACTACGACGAGTATGCACCGAGTGTCGTATCCCCTACACCCCAACCCAAGAAGAACTAGCCCGTTTTGGTTTGTCCTCTTGGGGTAATCAATCTGTGACCTTCTATCGCGCCAACGTCTTATCGGGAGAAGCCCTGCAGAAGGCCCAGGCAGAGGGCACCGTCTGTCCTAAGTGCGGTGGTGCGGGCTACAAGGGACGTGTAGGGGTGTATGAGTTCATGGTGATCACCGAATCCCTGCAAAAACTCATTAACCAAGGGGCCACCACCGACATGATCAAGGAGAAAGCGGTAGAAGAGGGGATGGTAACCATGCTGGCCTACGCCCTAAATCTGGTGCGGGAGGGCTATACTACTCTAGAGGAAGTGGAAAGGGTAGTATTGACGGATTCCGGGTTGGAGGCGGAATTAAAGGCTAAACGCAAATCCAGCCTCACCTGTCGCGGCTGTGGCGCCCAGTTACAACCCGAATGGTTAGACTGTCCCTACTGTATGACTCCTCGTTTCAGCGACTAGCATCTTCTGGGCAGGGGAGAAGACAAATCCAACCCCTGTGCTCATTGACAGCGAGGGGGACATCCCCGACAATAAAATAAACTGAAGTAGGCCAAAAGTGGGTGATTGTCCATGGTTTTTCCCCCTGCCTTGTCCTCACCGCAAATCCAGACAGAGAGGAATCTAAAAGACTGTATCCTCGCCGCTATAGACATAGGCACTAACTCCATTCACATGGTGGTGGTGAGGATTAATGCCCAAATTCCCTCCTTCTCCATCATCACCAGGGAAAAAGAAACTGTTAGATTAGGGGAACGAGATCCAGAAACGGGCAACCTCACCCCGGAGGCTATGGAAAGGGCTATATTTGCCCTGAAAAGATGTAAGCAGTTAGCGGAAACCCTCAAAGCCGAACAAATAATTGCCGTTGCCACCAGTGCCACCAGGGAGGCCCCCAATGGACAAGAGTTTCTGGCGAGAATCGAAGCGGAATTGGGAATAGTAGTGGATTTAATTTCTGGCCAGGAAGAGGCTAGAAGAATCTATCTGGGGGTACTGTCGGGTATGGACTTCGGGGGAAAACCTCACCAGGTGATCGATATTGGCGGGGGTTCCACTGAAATAATCCTGGCTGATAGTGAAGACATTCGTTGTCTTAGCAGCACCAAAGTAGGCGCCGTCCGTCTCACCCGGGAGTTTATTCATACTGACCCCATTAGTGCTAAGGAGTTGATCGCACTTAGGGCCTACATTAGAGGAATGTTAGAAAGGCCAGTAGAAGAGTTACAACAGTTTCTTAAACCGGGGGAAAAGCCAGTTTTGGTGGGCACCTCCGGCACCGTGGAAACTTTGGCAATCCTTCATGCCTCTGGGAAAAAATCAGAGGCCCCCGTAACCCTCAACGGCTATCAGATGTCACGGTGGGAGATTGAAAGCCTTTTCTCCCGTCTGGCCAAAATGAGCTATAGTGAACGGGTGGCCATGGGCATGTCCGAAAAAAGGGCAGAAATTATCATTGCCGGCGCTGCTATCCTAGTAGAAGCTATGAACATGTTAAATGCCGACTCCCTCATCGTCTGTGAAAGAGCCCTAAGGGAAGGTCTCATTGTGGACTGGATGCTACAACACGGCTACATAGAAGACCGTCTAGCATACCAGAGTCAGGTTCGTCCCCGAAATGTATACAAGATAGCTCACAAGTACCATGTAGACCTACCCCATGCCGAGAGGATTGCCCGTTTTGCCCTCAAGATATTCGACAGTTTGAGGGGAAAATTACATTATTGGGGGGAGCTGGAGAGAGAATATCTTTGGAGTGCGGCTATACTCCACAACTGCGGCCTGTATGTCTCCCACTCAGCCCATCACAAACACTCGTACTATCTAATCCGTCACAGCGAGTTGTTGGGCTTTAGTGAGATGGAAATAGAACTGATCGCCCTCATTGCCCGCTATCATCGCAAGAGTAAGCCAAAACGGAAGCATGTGGGTTATGCCACCTTGTCAGAGGGTCACCGGAAAGTGGTGCGCCAACTGAGTGCCATTTTGCGGTTGGCCATAGCCTTAGACCGAAGACAGATCGGGGCGATCAGGGATTTGGAGTGCGAGTACGACCCGGAGTACAGAAGAATACATCTGCATCTGTACCCCCAGAATCCCCAGGACGACTGCGCCCTGGAATTGTGGAATCTGGACTACAAAAAGCCCATTTTCGAACAAGAATACAATGTTAGGGTAATTGCGACACTACACCGGTGCTAATGGAGGGCTACAACTGGAATTGGGCCTCCTGACGTGCCATGGCTGCCTGTTCGGGATGTATCCCCAAACGGGTTAAATTGAGACGCCCCTTGCTGTCGAAACCGCGGATTTTCACTACAATTTGATCCCCCACAGATACCTCGTCTTCCACCCGGCCCACACGGTGTTCCGCCAATTGGGAGATGTGGATCATACCCTCCTTGCCTGGCAACACCTCTACGAAGGCTCCAATGTCAATAATACGGGTGACACGTCCAAGATAGACCTCTCCCTCGTTGAGTTTGCGGGTGATGTTTTGGATAAGCCGTTTGGCCTGTTGCGCCTTTTCTGCCTGGCTGGCACAGATGGTAACAGTGCCATCGTCGGCAATATCAATCTTACAACCAGTTTGCTCAGTAATAGCCTTAATGGTCTTGCCGCCGGGGCCAATTACGGACCCGATCATATCAGGCTCAATCTTCATAGTCAATAGACGAGGCGCATAGGGAGACAGATGTTTACGGGGCTCTTGTATCACCTTCAACATCTCCTGGAGAATATGGAGACGAGCGGCCTTCGCTTGTTCAATAGCTTTGGCAATAATATCAATGGACAGGCCCGTAATCTTCATGTCCATCTGCAGGGCAGTAATTCCCTCATCAGTGCCCGCTACCTTAAAGTCCATATCCCCCAGAAAGTCCTCTATGCCCTGAATGTCAGTGAGGATGCGTACCTCATCCCCTTCCTTAATCAACCCCATGGCGGCACCACTCACCGGCTTGGATATGGGCACCCCCGCATCCATCAACGCCAGGGTAGAGCCACATACAGAGCCCATGGAGGTGGAACCGTTGGATGATAGCACTTCTGATACTACGCGAATCACATAGGGGAATTCCTCTTGGGGAGGCAACACCGGTAGTAGTGCCCTTTCCGCCAAAGCCCCGTGTCCAATTTCCCTACGTCCCGGGGAGCGCAGGGGCCTAGTCTCCCCTACAGAATAGGGTGGGAAGTTATAGTGGTGCAGATAGCGTTTTTCTAGTTCCGGATACAGGTCGTCTGGCAATTCCTGGGCATCGGCTGAAGTGCCTAAAGTTACGATTGATAGTACTTGAGTTAATCCTCTTTGGAAGAGAGCACTACCGTGAACCCTAGGAGGTAATACGCCGACCCGACAGCTGATGGGACGCACCTCATCCAGTTTTCGCCCATCCACTCTCACCCCCTCGTCTAAAATCTGACGGCGCATCAGTTCCTTAGTGAGTTTTTTGTAGAGGGTGGGCACCAGACGGGAATCCTGAGCAGCCGCCAGTTTCACCTCATGGTCGTCAGGAAGGGCCTTGATGGCCTCTTCCACCTGCAATTGAATGTTGTCCAGCGCTTCTTCTCGGCCTTTTTTGCCCAAGTCGAACTGTTTAAGGATTTTTTTCACCTCTTCTTGGGCTCTTTCCCGGATAAACTCATAGACAGTCTCATTAAATTCTTCTCTTTCCTCATACACCCTCTCAATGCCTAACTCTTGGAGCAAATCCTGTTGGGCTTTAATTAACTCCTGGATGGCCTCATAGCCAAACTCGATGGCCTCAATAATGTCTTGTTCGGGCAGTTGGTTGGCACCGGCTTCCACCATTACCACCCCGTCGGGAGTACCAGCCACTACCAAGTCTAAATCTCCCTGTTCGATTTCCCGGAAGGTAGGATTGATGATAAACTCATCGTTCAAAAGTCCCACCCTAACTGCTGCCATGGGTCCTGCAAAGGGGATTTTTGCCAACATGGTGGCTACAGAAGCACCGGTGACGGCTAAAACGTCCGGGGGTACATCCTCATCCATGGAAAGGGTAGTGGCAATGATTTGAATGTCATCCCGCAACCAGGAGGGGAAAAGAGGACGTAGTGGTCTATCTATGAGACGGCTAATGAGGATAGCTCTTTCTGGGGGTTTGCCCTCCCTACGTAGGAAACCGCCAGGTATTCTCCCGGCAGCATATAATCTCTCTTCGTAATCTACTGTGAGGGGTAAGAAGTCTATGCCTTCCCTACCTGGGGTGCGAGTGGCGGTGACTAGTACAGCAGTGTCTCCCGACTGAATTAAAACAGCGCCCCCTGCCTGGGGTGCCAACAAACCCACTTGTATTTTTATGTCTCTCCCTTCAAAAAAAGCTATGGACTTATTATATTCTTCCATTGTTCTACTGGAATCCTTGCACTTGACTTTTCTCTATTCTTTTCTTTATGTAATCGTAACATGAGTGCCGGACTAACTGTAAGGGAAAAAGCAGGTTAGTGTTTAAGATTCAAAAATCGAGTGTATTCTGGGTGGAAAAGAAGTTTAATTTGACCAGTGGGGCCATTTCTGTGTTTAGCTATAATTACCTCCGCTATACCTCTATCGGGGGTATCCGGATGATAATACTCATCTCGGTATAACATTAATACCAGGTCAGCATCCTGTTCAATGGCTCCTGATTCTCTCAAATCCGATAACATCGGTCTTTTGTTAGTCCTTTGTTCTACGGCACGACTGAGTTGGGAGAGGGCTATTACTGGCACATTCACCTCCCGGGCCAAACTCTTGAGGGCGCGGGTAATCCTGGACAATTCCTGTACCCTGTTTTCACTATTACTGCCCTGCATCAGCTGTAAATAGTCCAACAATACCAACCCCAACTCCCCTTTCTTTTCCGCCTGAAGTCGACGCACTTCTGAACGCATCTGCATTACAGTTAAATTTCCCGTGTCGTCTATATAGATGGGTAATTCCGATAAAACCCCCACTGCCCTCATCAACTCCTCCATTTCCTGTTCTGTAATACGCCCCGAGCGGATACGATTACTCTCAATTTTGGCCTCGGAAGACAGCAGCCGCATAACCAGTTGTTCCCTGGACATTTCCAGACTGAAAATAGCTACTGGCAGATGTTGTTTTTGGGCAACATTAAGGGCAATATTGAGAGCAAAGCTGGTTTTCCCCATAGAGGGCCTGGCGGCTATAATGATCAAATCTGACCTTTGCAAACCCCCAGTCATGGCATCCAAGTCATAAAAGTGGGTGGGTATGCCGGGAAGGGCAATCTTGTCCTGGAAAGACTGAATCTCTGTAAAAGTTTCTACTATCGTTTCGGAAAGGGGTAATAATCCCTTTTGTACTCTTGTTTGCGTAAGGTTGAAGAGCTTTTGTTCCGCCTCATCCAACACTGAATCTAAATCCTTGGTGGTGTCATAGGCCAATTCCCCAATTTCCTTGCCCACATTAATGAGTTGTCGCCGAACATACTTGTCTACAAGCAGTGGTACGTATAATTCAATATTGGCGGAAGAAACCGTCCTCTCCAGTAAACTGACGATTTTGGGTGTACCCCCCACCTTATCCAGCAAATTGTGATCCTTCAACCATGTGGAAACGGTAATTACATCAATGGGTTGTCCTTTGAAGTAAAGCTGTACGGCCGCCTCATAAATGTGTCTGTGGGCAGGTACATAGAAGGCCGCCGATGGCAAAAGGTCTACAATTTTCTCCATACAATTGGGATCTAGAAGAATACTGCCCAGGATTATCTCTTCCGCTTCTATGTTTTGTGGGGGGAGAGAAGTTATCGCCAAATCCGGGGTGAATTCAGTCATGACCAAAAAACTCCACTATTTCTGTTCCCAAACCTTGACTGTGCCATCAACACCCCCTGCTGCCAACATTCTGCCATCTTTGCTTAGAGAAAGGCAGAAGATACGATTGGAATCGTTAATTTTCAGATGACCCAATTCCTCCCCACTGGCTGGATACCAGATTTTTATTAATCCATCAGTCCCGGCACTGTACAACAACTGGGAATCGGGGCTCCAGCTCAGATCCATTACCTGGCCATGATGAGCATTGAGTTCCAAAAAGGGTTCTATTTGTAGGAATATACTAAATATGGTGGTGGGGAGTTTCCAGAGTTTAATAGTCCCATCAGCACAAGCCGCGGCAATGATTTCTCCTGTGTGACTAATGGCCACCGCCTCCACCTTGGCCATGTTGCCCACAAGGACACCCAGTTGTTGTTCCGCACCTAGTTGCCAGAGGCTGATAGTGCCATCCGAGGCCCCACAGGCCACATACCCATTTTCCTCATCCACTGCTAGGGCTGACACGGGGGCCTGGTGATAGCAACTACAAACCAGTTTGCTAGTGGTCAGTTCCCATTGTTTTAGGGTTTGATCATAACTGCCACTGAGGAGCAAATTCTGTCCTGTCGCCATAGCCAGACAGTGGATAGAGCCAGTATGATGGGTTAGGGTATATTCTGGTCGGAATTCCAAAGACTTCTTCCCTGGCACTAACGACCAGACTCTTATCAGTTGATCCAAACCTCCCGTAGCTACCCCAAAGTCCTGATAATTATCTTTTCTGACACAGAGACACAAAACCCCTTGAGCCGCTGCCTCTGTCCCACTTACCTCAGTCCCGTCTTTTAACGACCATAGGCGGAGATGTTGATCCCAAGACGTAGTAAGAAGGTATTTCCCGTCGGCAGTAATAGCCAAATCCGTCACTGATTGACTATGAGCCTTTATTATATGAATACAACGCCAGGCAAGTCTGGGAGGTGGCAATATATCTATCTTTTTGCTTTCTTGTAGCACATTTTTGTCGGGTAATTCTAGCCCCTTACGAGGGGCTTGTAACCCCTGGTACAGTTTTTCTAGGTTTTTCAGACGTAATTCTATATTGTGTTCCTTGATGTAACTAATTATACTAGTTATAGACCTGTTGATACTGTCTATGTCTTCCTGCAAAGAGGCAATCACCTCGTCATCTGACTTGGGAGTATTGTGGAGTTTTGGGGGTATGATGGAGGCCTTGTCTTCTGCCAAAAACTGGTGAAGATTCTCCTTTAGTTCGGCCAGTTGTGCAGAAAAACGTTTTAACTGAATATTCAAGGCAGCAGCAATTCTGGCCTTATGACGCAATTCTGCCCTCCAGCGGCCTATGACTCCTAACATCAGATCGACTGTCAACAACAGATAGAATGGGGAATATTGCTGTGTTCTTGAGGCCACCAGTAGGGCAACAAGGGTCAAAAATAGAAATACCCCTTCTATTATTTCCAACCATAATGAATAGATAAATCTCATAAGTATTCCCCTAGATTCCTAGCAGGAAACGAGCAATATAAAAGTAAATTAAAACCCCCAAAACGTCTACAATGGTGGTAATAAAGGGAGCAGACATCAATGCTGGATCTAAACCTAGACGACGGAAAAAAAAAGGCAAAAAAGAACCAGCCACCGTAGAGATCACAGAAATGACTAAAAGACTCAGTCCAACGGCAGCGGCCACAATAGGGTTTTTCCGGGTATGAGGCAGAAAATAAGCCCAAATGGAGGTCAACACTGCCAACATAATTCCCAAAAGGATGCCAGCCACTCCCTCCCTCAGGACTACCTGGACGGAGCCCAATTTGTCCACCTGACCTGTGCTTAAACCCCTGATTACCACAGTAGAAGATTGAGTCCCTATATTGCCCCCCGTGCCGATGAGAAGAGGGATAAAGGCGGCTAACACTGTCACCTTGCTGATTACCTCTTCTTGAGAACCAATAATACTACCGGTGAGAGTGTTAGTGAAAAGAAGTACCAATAACCAGGTTAAACGACGACGGGCAATAGTAAACAAGTTCTGGCGAAAGTAATTGTAGCCATCCCCGGCTGGCACCGCCCCCAGGGCATATATTTCTTCCGTGGCTTCTTGCTCTAAAATATCAATAACATCGTCTACAGTGACAATCCCCACCAGTCTTAATTCTCTGTCCACTACCGGAATAGCCAACAGGTCATATCTTTGAATCAAACGTGCTACTTCCTCCTGAGGGGTATCTGTTTTCACGTAGATTACATCCCTCGTCATGATTTGTTCTAGGGTTTCCTCCGATTGATGTATCACTAAGTCTCTCAAAGAAACTACGCCCATTAAATGACGGGATTCATCGGTAACATAGATGTAATAAACTAGTTCAGTACGTCCAGCCAGGGTATGTAGTCTTTCAATAGTCTCCTCCACAGTGAGATGTTGTTTGAGGGAGACATATTCCGGCGTCATGATCCTGCCGGCAGTACCCTCTTCATAGCCCAGCAGCAGATTTGTAGCCTGTCGTTCTTCCGGACTAAGTTGTTCTAAAATACGACTT
Encoded here:
- a CDS encoding WD40 repeat domain-containing protein, with protein sequence MRFIYSLWLEIIEGVFLFLTLVALLVASRTQQYSPFYLLLTVDLMLGVIGRWRAELRHKARIAAALNIQLKRFSAQLAELKENLHQFLAEDKASIIPPKLHNTPKSDDEVIASLQEDIDSINRSITSIISYIKEHNIELRLKNLEKLYQGLQAPRKGLELPDKNVLQESKKIDILPPPRLAWRCIHIIKAHSQSVTDLAITADGKYLLTTSWDQHLRLWSLKDGTEVSGTEAAAQGVLCLCVRKDNYQDFGVATGGLDQLIRVWSLVPGKKSLEFRPEYTLTHHTGSIHCLAMATGQNLLLSGSYDQTLKQWELTTSKLVCSCYHQAPVSALAVDEENGYVACGASDGTISLWQLGAEQQLGVLVGNMAKVEAVAISHTGEIIAAACADGTIKLWKLPTTIFSIFLQIEPFLELNAHHGQVMDLSWSPDSQLLYSAGTDGLIKIWYPASGEELGHLKINDSNRIFCLSLSKDGRMLAAGGVDGTVKVWEQK
- the dnaB gene encoding replicative DNA helicase, whose translation is MTEFTPDLAITSLPPQNIEAEEIILGSILLDPNCMEKIVDLLPSAAFYVPAHRHIYEAAVQLYFKGQPIDVITVSTWLKDHNLLDKVGGTPKIVSLLERTVSSANIELYVPLLVDKYVRRQLINVGKEIGELAYDTTKDLDSVLDEAEQKLFNLTQTRVQKGLLPLSETIVETFTEIQSFQDKIALPGIPTHFYDLDAMTGGLQRSDLIIIAARPSMGKTSFALNIALNVAQKQHLPVAIFSLEMSREQLVMRLLSSEAKIESNRIRSGRITEQEMEELMRAVGVLSELPIYIDDTGNLTVMQMRSEVRRLQAEKKGELGLVLLDYLQLMQGSNSENRVQELSRITRALKSLAREVNVPVIALSQLSRAVEQRTNKRPMLSDLRESGAIEQDADLVLMLYRDEYYHPDTPDRGIAEVIIAKHRNGPTGQIKLLFHPEYTRFLNLKH
- a CDS encoding polyribonucleotide nucleotidyltransferase encodes the protein MEEYNKSIAFFEGRDIKIQVGLLAPQAGGAVLIQSGDTAVLVTATRTPGREGIDFLPLTVDYEERLYAAGRIPGGFLRREGKPPERAILISRLIDRPLRPLFPSWLRDDIQIIATTLSMDEDVPPDVLAVTGASVATMLAKIPFAGPMAAVRVGLLNDEFIINPTFREIEQGDLDLVVAGTPDGVVMVEAGANQLPEQDIIEAIEFGYEAIQELIKAQQDLLQELGIERVYEEREEFNETVYEFIRERAQEEVKKILKQFDLGKKGREEALDNIQLQVEEAIKALPDDHEVKLAAAQDSRLVPTLYKKLTKELMRRQILDEGVRVDGRKLDEVRPISCRVGVLPPRVHGSALFQRGLTQVLSIVTLGTSADAQELPDDLYPELEKRYLHHYNFPPYSVGETRPLRSPGRREIGHGALAERALLPVLPPQEEFPYVIRVVSEVLSSNGSTSMGSVCGSTLALMDAGVPISKPVSGAAMGLIKEGDEVRILTDIQGIEDFLGDMDFKVAGTDEGITALQMDMKITGLSIDIIAKAIEQAKAARLHILQEMLKVIQEPRKHLSPYAPRLLTMKIEPDMIGSVIGPGGKTIKAITEQTGCKIDIADDGTVTICASQAEKAQQAKRLIQNITRKLNEGEVYLGRVTRIIDIGAFVEVLPGKEGMIHISQLAEHRVGRVEDEVSVGDQIVVKIRGFDSKGRLNLTRLGIHPEQAAMARQEAQFQL
- the mgtE gene encoding magnesium transporter; the encoded protein is MSESTVVKNDPRQELRELVVGQLKLFLEHNNLEGIKTLLQPVHPADIAEAIEQLPEGLQLIVFRLLSKDIAISVYEHLDSSCQQSLIEQFRRQEVIDIVGQMSPDDRARLFDELPASVVSRILEQLSPEERQATNLLLGYEEGTAGRIMTPEYVSLKQHLTVEETIERLHTLAGRTELVYYIYVTDESRHLMGVVSLRDLVIHQSEETLEQIMTRDVIYVKTDTPQEEVARLIQRYDLLAIPVVDRELRLVGIVTVDDVIDILEQEATEEIYALGAVPAGDGYNYFRQNLFTIARRRLTWLLVLLFTNTLTGSIIGSQEEVISKVTVLAAFIPLLIGTGGNIGTQSSTVVIRGLSTGQVDKLGSVQVVLREGVAGILLGIMLAVLTSIWAYFLPHTRKNPIVAAAVGLSLLVISVISTVAGSFLPFFFRRLGLDPALMSAPFITTIVDVLGVLIYFYIARFLLGI
- a CDS encoding iron-containing alcohol dehydrogenase family protein, with amino-acid sequence MTESKSAFSQQSQQTTQASQLNQILHLQVAPGRIVKGENCLAVSGDVITTLGKRFLVVGGENSLSVVKPRLQFLETEYDCHCHYQSYYPDCCEHTIERLCQEVKSHQADAVIGAGGGKALDAAKLVAQKCQLPVVTIPTSAATCAAWTALSNIYSDKGAFQYDVPLSQCPNVLILDYNLVATAPRATLAAGIGDALAKWYESSVSSGNSTASLTIAAVQQARVLRDILFQKAEEALAHPLTPTWKEVVDATVLLAGISGGLGGASCRTVGAHAVHNALTYFPETRRHLHGAKVAYGILVQLRLEEIIGHSQLAATARKQLLKFYKVIGLPSTLEELSLNNITLGQLRQCAEIACKPESDIHRLPFPVTVDNVVMAMVSTTID
- a CDS encoding type II/IV secretion system protein; the encoded protein is MTQTPTSREKLKTALVSPDYFNPFGNKLIQSGYIDKESLKRALAEVRKTKQPLLKVLEQITHKALSPELVRQYKQHQLFELKILYGVDCVDPDAEDIPCEQMCELIDSLIGINICRNRKVLPMRRIEGEPPTIVVAMVNPDDLHALDDLNKILRSRGLNLQRIVITEEDYDRLLQEYYKIEQAKKQKEEELKKQQEMQKMADVSEIMEDLDQGLEETEEETSDADLSADDANQAPIIKLVNKILIKALQEKASDIHVEPQETYLRVRLRKDGVLREYFRLPKHITTAVVARFKIMADLDIAERRLPQDGRIRRVFQGRNVDFRVNTLPSRYGEKVCLRILDNSATQLGLDFLITDKEILAKVREISRRPFGLILVTGPTGSGKSTTLYSILAERNEPGVNISTAEDPIEYALEGITQVQVIREKGMDFASILRAFLRQDPDIILVGETRDKETAKTAIEAALTGHLVLTTLHTNDAAGAIARLDEMGIEPFMISGALLGVLAQRLLRRVCTECRIPYTPTQEELARFGLSSWGNQSVTFYRANVLSGEALQKAQAEGTVCPKCGGAGYKGRVGVYEFMVITESLQKLINQGATTDMIKEKAVEEGMVTMLAYALNLVREGYTTLEEVERVVLTDSGLEAELKAKRKSSLTCRGCGAQLQPEWLDCPYCMTPRFSD
- a CDS encoding Ppx/GppA family phosphatase, with product MVFPPALSSPQIQTERNLKDCILAAIDIGTNSIHMVVVRINAQIPSFSIITREKETVRLGERDPETGNLTPEAMERAIFALKRCKQLAETLKAEQIIAVATSATREAPNGQEFLARIEAELGIVVDLISGQEEARRIYLGVLSGMDFGGKPHQVIDIGGGSTEIILADSEDIRCLSSTKVGAVRLTREFIHTDPISAKELIALRAYIRGMLERPVEELQQFLKPGEKPVLVGTSGTVETLAILHASGKKSEAPVTLNGYQMSRWEIESLFSRLAKMSYSERVAMGMSEKRAEIIIAGAAILVEAMNMLNADSLIVCERALREGLIVDWMLQHGYIEDRLAYQSQVRPRNVYKIAHKYHVDLPHAERIARFALKIFDSLRGKLHYWGELEREYLWSAAILHNCGLYVSHSAHHKHSYYLIRHSELLGFSEMEIELIALIARYHRKSKPKRKHVGYATLSEGHRKVVRQLSAILRLAIALDRRQIGAIRDLECEYDPEYRRIHLHLYPQNPQDDCALELWNLDYKKPIFEQEYNVRVIATLHRC